From Triticum aestivum cultivar Chinese Spring chromosome 4A, IWGSC CS RefSeq v2.1, whole genome shotgun sequence, a single genomic window includes:
- the LOC123088103 gene encoding ubiquitin carboxyl-terminal hydrolase 3 has translation MGAASSRLEKALGEQFPEGERYFGLENFGNTCYCNSVLQALYFCVPFREQLLEYYANNKSASDGEENMLTCLADLFSQISNQKKKTGVIAPKRFIQRLKKQNELFRSYMHQDAHEFLNFLLNELVDILEKECKANKEPSQNSSSNKTSNGPSNGQPNGSHKEPDTTWVHKCFQGILTNQTKCLRCETVTDRDETFLDLSLDIEQNSSITSCLKNFSSTETLNAEDKFFCDKCCSLQEAQKRMKIKKQPNILVIHLKRFKYIEQLGRYKKLTYRVVFPLELKLMNTVDNSDLEYSLFAVLVHVGSGPNHGHYISVVKSHNHWLFFDDETVEMTDESMVQTFFGSVQEFSGNTDNGYILFYESVAKTS, from the exons ATGGGCGCGGCGAGCTCGAGGCTGGAGAAGGCGCTGGGCGAGCAGTTCCCCGAGGGCGAGCGGTACTTCGGCCTCGAGAACTTCGGCAACACCTGCTACTGCAACAGCGTCCTCCAG GCACTTTACTTCTGTGTTCCTTTCCGCGAGCAATTACTGGAGTACTATGCAAACAATAAAAGCGCCAGCGATGGCGAAGAGAACATGTTAACCTGCTTAGCTGACCTTTTCTCTCAG ATCAGCAATCAGAAGAAGAAAACTGGTGTTATTGCTCCTAAGCGTTTTATACAACGACTGAAGAAACAGAATGAGCTTTTCCGCAGCTATATGCATCAG GATGCTCATGAATTCCTGAATTTTTTGTTGAATGAGCTAGTTGACATTCTCGAGAAAGAATGTAAAGCTAATAAAGAACCTTCTCAAAATTCATCTTCGAATAAGACTTCTAATGGCCCTAGTAATGGTCAGCCCAATGGTAGTCATAAAGAACCGGATACTACATGGGTCCACAAATGCTTCCAG GGAATATTGACTAATCAAACAAAATGTCTGAGATGTGAAACCGTCACTGATAGAGATGAAACATTTCTTGACTTGAGCCTGGATATAGAACAAAATAGTTCAATCACCAGCTGCCTTAAAAACTTCAGCTCAACAGAAACTTTGAACGCCGAGGATAAGTTCTTCTGTGACAAATGCTGCAG TTTACAAGAAGCACAGAAAAGAATGAAGATAAAGAAACAGCCAAACATCCTGGTAATCCATCTCAAGCGCTTCAAGTACATCGAGCAGCTTGGCCGCTACAAAAAGCTGACATACCGAGTCGTTTTCCCACTGGAGCTTAAACTCATGAACACGGTCGACAATTCAGACTTGGAATACTCCCTCTTTGCTGTGCTAGTCCACGTCGGAAGTGGGCCAAATCATGGCCACTACATCAGCGTGGTAAAGAGCCACAACCACTGGTTGTTCTTCGATGATGAGACTGTTGAGATGACCGATGAGTCCATGGTACAGACATTCTTCGGCTCGGTACAGGAGTTCAGTGGTAACACCGACAATGGCTACATACTCTTCTACGAAAGCGTCGCTAAAACAAGCTGA
- the LOC123088102 gene encoding probable rRNA-processing protein EBP2 homolog — protein MTVPRKQAKMVELEKEEDPLVHDQAMLDNDDTDDDYVESEDDDSEEELQAEPSKKAVYNKEGLLEKLEDIAWPENVDWMHKLTVDHDQGEKVDVNDDLTRELAFYTQALDGTRQAFEKLQSRKVRFLRPADYYAEMVKTDTHMHKIKGKLLFEKKKIEEAEERKKARESKKRSKEVQAEKLKERAKEKKESIESVKKWRKQRQQGGFSKGKEDGPNLNFEVEGLKQHKKQRPGVSPGDRSGGLAKRGKQGKNHRSKDSKFGHGGRKGMKKQNTAETTNDFRGFNNQKGESGNKKRKMF, from the exons ATGACGGTTCCCCGTAAGCAAG CGAAAATGGTGGAGCTTGAAAAAGAAGAGGACCCCTTGGTCCACGACCAAGCCATGCTGGATAACGACGATACTGACGATGACTATGTGGAATCAGAGGATGATGATTCAGAGGAGGAATTGCAGGCTGAACCTTCAAAGAAGGCCGTGTACAACAAAGAGGGGCTCCTTGAGAAGCTCGAGGACATCGCCTGGCCAGAGAATGTGGACTGGATGCACAAGCTCACTGTCGACCATGACCAGGGGGAGAAGGTCGATGTGAACGATGATCTTACCCGTGAGCTCGCTTTCTACACCCAGGCTTTGGATGGCACGAGGCAGGCCTTCGAAAAGTTGCAGTCCAGGAAGGTCCGGTTCCTCAGGCCGGCAGATTACTACGCGGAGATGGTCAAGACTGATACTCACATGCACAAGATCAAGGGGAAGCTCCTGTTTgagaagaagaagattgaggaggctgaggagaggaagaaggcgcGGGAGTCGAAGAAGAGATCGAAGGAGGTGCAGGCAGAGAAGCTCAAGGAGAGggccaaggagaagaaggagagcatTGAGTCGGTCAAGAAGTGGAGGAAGCAGAGGCAACAGGGGGGATTTTCCAAGGGGAAGGAGGACGGGCCAAACCTCAACTTTGAAGTTGAAGGACTCAAGCAACACAAGAAGCAGAGGCCTGGCGTTTCTCCTGGTGACAGGTCTGGTGGTCTTGCTAAGCGAGGCAAACAAGGAAAGAACCATAGGTCAAAGGATTCCAAGTTTGGGCATGGCGGCCGCAAAGGGATGAAGAAGCAAAACACTGCTGAGACGACGAATGACTTCAGAGGGTTTAACAACCAGAAGGGCGAGTCAGGAAACAAGAAGAGGAAGATGTTTTGA